The Nitrospirota bacterium nucleotide sequence CGTGACTTCGGATAAAGATATCAACCAGATATTAAGTCGCAGAATTAAGACCTACGATACAATGAAAGATAAAATAACAGAGGAAAAGGATGTTATTGAACGATTTAAGGTTGAGCCTGAGAGGCTTCCCGAGATCATGGCGCTGACAGGCGACAAGGCTGATAATATTCCGGGAGTGCCCGGCATCGGGGAAAAAACCGCAGTCGGGCTTATCAAGGAATTTGGAACCCTTGACGGACTCATGCAGAATTATTCAAAGATTAAGAGAACCGAGCTCAGGGAACTGATTTCCAAACATATGGAGGACATAAAGCTCAGCCGCACCCTTGCAAAGATTGACTCTGATGTTCCTGTGTCCGTATCAATGCCGGAGCTGAAATTGAAGGAACCTGACTGGACACGCCTGCTTAGATTTTTCAAGGATTTTGAGTTCGGCAGCCTGCTTAAGCTTATTCCTGCAGGAGAGGCTTTTACCGAAACAGATGTGACCGTCTTAAAAGAAGAGGATTTAGCGAAATTTATAAATACAATTAAACAGCAGCCTGAAATAATCCTTGATACCGAGACCACAAGCATATCCCCGGTGCAGGCTGAACTTGTTGGAATGTCTTTTTCAATAAATACAGACACGGCTTATTACCTGCCCCTTGCACATTCATATTTAGGGACGCCGCGGCAGATGCCTAAAATGAAAACCCTTGCTGAATTAAGGATGATACTTGAGAATCCGGAGATTAAAAAAACAGGACACAACATAAAATACGACCTCATTGTTTTAAGAAATGAAAAGATAGATTTGAAAGGCCTTGCATTTGACACGATGCTTGCTTCTTACCTGCTTAATCCCAATAAGACAAATCACGATATTGAAGACCTGACCATGTCATATCTCGGGTATAAAAAACTTTCCTATAATGATATCACTGAAAAGGGCAAAAAAAACTTCCGTGAGGTCTCTGTTGAGGATGCGGCAAGATATTCAGGAGGCGGTGCCGCGGCGACCCTGAGGCTGAAAAATCTGCTTGCCCCTGAGATAGAAAAAGAGGGGCTTTCGGAATTATTTTACGGCGTTGAGATGCCGCTGATAGAGGTGCTTGCGGACATGGAAACAGCAGGCATAAAGATTGATGCGGCATTGATGAATGATTTTTCAAAAGAGCTTGAGAGGGATATTGCAGGTATTGAAAAGAGGATATTCTTCCTTGCGGGCGGGGAATTTAATATCAATTCGCCCAAACAGCTTCAGGAGATACTGTTTGAAAAGTTAGGGCTGAGGACAATAAAAAAAACCAAGACCGGATTTTCAACTGATGTTGATGTGCTTGAGGAGCTTGCGCTTGAGCATGAACTGCCTCAGGAAATACTTGAGCATAGGTCCTTGTCCAAGCTTAAGGGCACATATGTGGACGCCCTGCCGGTGATTGTCAATCCTGCAACAGGCAGAGTACATACAACTTTCAACCAGACTATTACTGCAACCGGAAGGCTCAGCAGTTCAAATCCCAATCTCCAGAACATCCCGGTGAGGGGAGAGTGGGGAAGGCGGATAAGAGCAGCGTTCATAGCAGAGGGTGGGAAACAGCTTCTGTCATCCGATTATTCCCAGATAGAGCTCCGCATACTTGCACATTTAAGCCGGGATGAAGGAATGATGGAGGTGTTTAAAAATGACGGGGATATCCATATGAGGACTGCATGTGAATTATTCGGCATTGCGCCTGAAGGCGTAACTCCTGAAATAAGACGCAGGGCCAAGGTTGTTAATTTCGGAATAGTCTACGGCATGAGCCCCTTTGGATTAAGCCGGGAGCTCGGCATCCGCCCTGATGAGGCAAAGGTTTATATTGATACATATTTTACAAGGCACGGCGGAGTTAAAAAATATCTTGAAGCAAAAATCACCGAGGCGGAGGAAACCGGCAGTGTGAAGACCATATTCAAGCGTAAAAGGCAGATTCCCGAGATCAGAAGCGCAAATAAAAACACAAGACAGCTCGGAGAGAGATTTGCGATAAATACGCCGGTGCAGGGCTCTGCGGCAGACATCATCAAGCTGTCAATGATAAATATTTGGAAGAGACTTAAGAAAGAAGGACTGAAAACAAAAATGCTTCTTCAGGTGCATGACGAACTTTTATTTGAGGTTCCGGCAGAAGAGAAGGAGAGGGTACAGGCGCTTGTAAAAGAGGAAATGGAAAACGCAGTAAGGCTCGACGTTCCGGTTAAAGTTGACATCGGGATAGGCAAAAACTGGGCCGAGGCGCACTAAAAAACAAAAAAGTTTACATAAAATAGGGACAGCGCCTATTTATTTTCCTGCTTCCGGGGCCTTCCCCAAGGTAGTGGAGCTAAACGCCTCCCTGTTATGTCTTCTACCTTTAGTAAAAATTTATCGTCTCCGCATGGGCGGCCAGTTTTAGTATTCTTCCGAATATCCTTAATTAAAGATGCTTCTTCCTTCTCTCTTAAATACTTTGACCAGTCTTTAATTTCATCGGTAAGATAACAGCCCTCAGAGAGGAACGAATCAGAAATCTTTTTTATGTGACTAAGTGCGCTGGACCACTGATATTCCTCTGCCTGTTTTGTAATTAGAGCCCTGACGGGATTATTTTCAACATACCGTACGCCTGCATAAAGATGTCTTTCATCAAGCGCGCATGAAAAAAAGCGCCCCTGCCAGAGATGACCGGTTGTTTTATTTCTCATATTGATATGCTGAGAATATCTCATATGGAGGGTATTGAATGTCTTTGCAAGAGAATCCGGCTTCATTGGCACTGCTATGAAATGCACATGATTATTCATGAGGCAATATGCCCAGATTTTTACTGAGTATTTTTCAGTATAAATTTTGAGCCAGTACAAATACCGCACAAAATCATCCCTGTGCTCAAAAACAGATTGACGGTAATTACCGCGTTGGGTGATATGGTGTGGATAATTAA carries:
- the polA gene encoding DNA polymerase I; this translates as MPTLYLIDGNSHFYRAFYAIKGLTNSKGFPTNAIYGFINMLLKILREKKPDYISVVFDTPAPTVRHKMYVEYKAHRPKMPEELQVQIPYIKGIISAFNIPMLQMEGYEADDIIATIAKRAEAENEEIDVYIVTSDKDINQILSRRIKTYDTMKDKITEEKDVIERFKVEPERLPEIMALTGDKADNIPGVPGIGEKTAVGLIKEFGTLDGLMQNYSKIKRTELRELISKHMEDIKLSRTLAKIDSDVPVSVSMPELKLKEPDWTRLLRFFKDFEFGSLLKLIPAGEAFTETDVTVLKEEDLAKFINTIKQQPEIILDTETTSISPVQAELVGMSFSINTDTAYYLPLAHSYLGTPRQMPKMKTLAELRMILENPEIKKTGHNIKYDLIVLRNEKIDLKGLAFDTMLASYLLNPNKTNHDIEDLTMSYLGYKKLSYNDITEKGKKNFREVSVEDAARYSGGGAAATLRLKNLLAPEIEKEGLSELFYGVEMPLIEVLADMETAGIKIDAALMNDFSKELERDIAGIEKRIFFLAGGEFNINSPKQLQEILFEKLGLRTIKKTKTGFSTDVDVLEELALEHELPQEILEHRSLSKLKGTYVDALPVIVNPATGRVHTTFNQTITATGRLSSSNPNLQNIPVRGEWGRRIRAAFIAEGGKQLLSSDYSQIELRILAHLSRDEGMMEVFKNDGDIHMRTACELFGIAPEGVTPEIRRRAKVVNFGIVYGMSPFGLSRELGIRPDEAKVYIDTYFTRHGGVKKYLEAKITEAEETGSVKTIFKRKRQIPEIRSANKNTRQLGERFAINTPVQGSAADIIKLSMINIWKRLKKEGLKTKMLLQVHDELLFEVPAEEKERVQALVKEEMENAVRLDVPVKVDIGIGKNWAEAH
- a CDS encoding transposase; translation: MPRIARAVAVNYPHHITQRGNYRQSVFEHRDDFVRYLYWLKIYTEKYSVKIWAYCLMNNHVHFIAVPMKPDSLAKTFNTLHMRYSQHINMRNKTTGHLWQGRFFSCALDERHLYAGVRYVENNPVRALITKQAEEYQWSSALSHIKKISDSFLSEGCYLTDEIKDWSKYLREKEEASLIKDIRKNTKTGRPCGDDKFLLKVEDITGRRLAPLPWGRPRKQENK